In Bacillus toyonensis BCT-7112, a single window of DNA contains:
- a CDS encoding sigma-70 family RNA polymerase sigma factor, whose product MDELTIEAFEIEDKEDLIDEIMNKYGQEVLQLVYSYVNNKEVAEDLTQDIFVKCYKSLHTYKGNSNVKTWLWRIAINHCKDYLKSWYNKRVIVTEDDFTYMESQKESVEQTVIQNAEDSRLASAVMNLPIKYREIIYLFYYEELSIKEIAKVIEVKENTIKTRLKKAKELLKEGLEE is encoded by the coding sequence GTGGATGAATTAACGATAGAAGCGTTTGAAATAGAAGATAAGGAGGACCTTATCGACGAAATAATGAACAAGTATGGACAAGAAGTCCTGCAGCTTGTGTATTCATATGTGAATAATAAAGAGGTTGCGGAGGATTTAACGCAAGATATATTTGTGAAATGCTATAAATCTCTTCATACATATAAAGGAAATTCGAATGTGAAAACATGGTTATGGAGAATTGCGATTAATCATTGTAAGGACTATTTAAAAAGTTGGTATAACAAAAGAGTTATCGTTACAGAGGATGACTTTACGTATATGGAGAGTCAAAAAGAAAGTGTGGAACAAACTGTTATTCAAAATGCAGAGGATAGTAGGCTTGCTTCTGCAGTAATGAATTTACCGATAAAATATCGAGAAATAATTTATCTATTTTATTATGAAGAATTATCAATTAAAGAGATTGCTAAGGTAATAGAAGTGAAGGAAAACACGATAAAAACAAGACTGAAAAAAGCGAAGGAACTATTGAAGGAAGGATTGGAGGAATAA
- a CDS encoding DUF1878 family protein has translation MDVVRRLEQAEYYVDLLFKMIDEEKCPFYSLIIKKKARKKDIERILKLCETLNEQYVAEKAEGLLLFDALLDQFEKALPHQLEVNETAEALAKQGLFNPLMNEFLRMSAKK, from the coding sequence ATGGACGTTGTTAGAAGATTAGAACAAGCTGAATACTACGTAGACCTACTATTTAAAATGATTGATGAAGAAAAGTGTCCATTTTATTCTTTAATCATAAAGAAAAAAGCCCGTAAAAAAGATATTGAACGTATACTGAAACTTTGTGAAACATTGAACGAACAATATGTAGCGGAGAAAGCAGAAGGCCTTTTATTGTTCGATGCGCTGTTAGATCAATTTGAAAAAGCGCTTCCACATCAGCTCGAAGTAAACGAAACTGCGGAAGCGCTAGCAAAACAAGGTTTATTTAACCCACTTATGAATGAATTCTTACGCATGAGTGCGAAAAAATAA
- a CDS encoding HIT family protein encodes MNHTADNCIFCKIIDGQIPCSKVYEDEHLLAFLDISQVTKGHTLVIPKVHKQDIFALTPEIASHIFSVVPKIANAIKAEFNPVGFNLLNNNGEKAGQTVFHFHLHLIPRYGENDGFGAVWKSHQNEYTMENLQNIANTIANSVK; translated from the coding sequence ATGAATCATACAGCAGACAATTGTATTTTTTGTAAAATCATTGACGGGCAAATCCCTTGCTCAAAAGTATACGAAGATGAACATCTGCTTGCATTTTTAGATATTAGTCAAGTAACAAAAGGACATACTCTTGTTATTCCGAAAGTTCACAAACAAGACATTTTTGCGTTAACGCCAGAAATCGCATCACACATTTTTTCTGTCGTTCCAAAAATCGCAAATGCGATTAAAGCAGAGTTTAATCCAGTTGGCTTTAACCTACTTAACAATAACGGTGAAAAAGCTGGACAAACTGTGTTCCACTTCCACCTTCATTTAATTCCACGCTACGGTGAAAACGATGGTTTCGGTGCCGTTTGGAAATCACACCAAAATGAATATACAATGGAAAATTTACAAAACATCGCAAACACAATTGCAAATAGTGTGAAATAG
- a CDS encoding PadR family transcriptional regulator, with translation MEDRLKGLRKSMENTTFKHLSFSDQHRKRVREKINQSSEKEEDILLAVLQLLMNEKTGYELMQLLRGRGIQKFEGDEGSLYTLLHRLEQNCFIQSSWDYEGAKYYQLNDKGNKMLRKAEKNATKARFILKGLVQE, from the coding sequence ATGGAAGATCGATTAAAAGGCTTGCGAAAATCAATGGAGAATACAACTTTTAAACATTTGAGTTTTTCTGATCAGCATCGAAAGCGGGTACGCGAAAAAATCAATCAATCGTCCGAAAAGGAAGAAGATATCCTTTTAGCAGTGTTGCAACTTCTTATGAATGAAAAAACAGGTTATGAATTGATGCAGTTACTACGTGGGAGAGGAATTCAAAAATTCGAAGGTGATGAAGGATCTCTATACACTTTATTACATCGTCTAGAACAGAATTGCTTTATCCAATCTAGCTGGGATTACGAAGGAGCTAAATATTATCAATTAAATGATAAAGGAAACAAGATGCTGCGAAAAGCAGAGAAGAATGCTACGAAGGCACGATTTATATTAAAAGGATTAGTACAGGAGTGA
- a CDS encoding HTH-type transcriptional regulator Hpr: MKSGEKDYSVKEAMIFSQRIAQLSKALWKCVEKDWQMWIKPYDLNINEHHILTIAYHLKGASISEIAKFGVMHVSTAFNFSKKLEERGYLVFSKKEDDKRNTYIEITDKGEELLLRLMEEYDPESNSVFNGALALRNFYGKFPENIELIAILRNIYGQDFIDIFEKSLEDIEENFTESDQKLVKK, translated from the coding sequence ATGAAAAGTGGAGAAAAAGATTACTCGGTAAAAGAAGCGATGATTTTCAGCCAACGCATTGCTCAATTATCGAAAGCGTTATGGAAATGTGTAGAGAAAGATTGGCAAATGTGGATTAAACCTTACGATTTAAATATTAATGAGCATCATATTTTAACAATCGCTTATCATTTAAAAGGGGCTTCTATTTCTGAGATTGCTAAGTTTGGAGTTATGCACGTATCAACGGCGTTTAACTTCTCGAAAAAGCTTGAGGAACGCGGCTATCTTGTATTCTCGAAAAAAGAAGATGATAAACGAAATACGTACATTGAAATTACAGATAAAGGGGAAGAATTACTACTTCGCTTAATGGAGGAGTATGACCCTGAAAGTAATTCAGTGTTTAATGGGGCTCTTGCACTTCGTAATTTTTATGGGAAGTTCCCAGAAAATATCGAGCTGATTGCTATCTTGCGCAATATTTACGGACAAGACTTCATCGATATTTTTGAGAAATCATTAGAAGATATTGAGGAGAATTTTACGGAATCCGATCAGAAGTTAGTTAAGAAATAA
- the helD gene encoding RNA polymerase recycling motor HelD, whose protein sequence is MNKKLDLEQKRLDTVIETITQQIDKLENETGRRRAEVIHIRKHFWDDVKVNTDTFDDYLETVINLRQQAQSLAVTQITHKHTFNRLAALRRMHKAPYFGRIDFTEEGEPAAEEIYIGVATLTDASGENFLIYDWRAPISSVYYDYPPGPAEYKTPGGVVRGNVEKKLQYIIQNGEIDSMFDTSLTIGDEILQQALGKGTNKHMQSIVATIQREQNEIIRHDEGRLLIVQGAAGSGKTSAALQRIAYLLYKYREWLKADQIILFSPNSMFNSYVSNVLPELGEENMQQVTFQEYLNHRLSKSFDVEDPYEQLEYMLTETNSPAYKTRNASIRFKASTQFFEMIRAYRQSLESSGMLFRGMKFRGKLIASAKEITEQFYNTDSSLRFHNRIEKLTDWLNKQIDAIEKTELKKPWVEEEIELLSKDEYQKAYKYLQKKGEFEDNSFNDYEKETKVLGRMIVRKKLKPLRKGVQTLRFINFTGIYKQLFTDASWVTGEKPKEWDDICSLTVNMLDEGKLYYEDATPFLLLKELIEGFQTNRSIKHVLVDEAQDYSPFQFEFLKRLFPAAKMTVLGDFNQAIFAHASETVNFNTLTSLYGPDETNGINLTRSYRSTKPIIEFTRALVPEGKNINAFERDGEKPTVTKVANDIELHDCISSKVAELQKQQHNTIAIICKSAVESAAAYEALNHIENIKLVKSNSAEYEQGIVVIPAYLAKGIEFDAVIIYNASKDVYSDESVRRLFYTACTRAMHELQLYSVGEVSPFILGAASESFELITTP, encoded by the coding sequence ATGAACAAAAAACTTGATCTAGAGCAAAAAAGATTGGATACCGTAATCGAAACGATTACGCAGCAAATTGATAAACTGGAAAACGAAACTGGCAGACGCCGGGCAGAAGTAATCCATATTCGTAAACATTTCTGGGATGACGTGAAAGTGAATACTGATACTTTTGATGATTATCTTGAAACAGTTATCAACTTAAGGCAACAAGCTCAGTCCCTTGCTGTAACACAAATTACACATAAGCACACTTTCAATCGACTCGCTGCACTGAGACGTATGCATAAAGCCCCTTACTTCGGACGCATTGATTTTACAGAAGAAGGTGAACCTGCCGCAGAGGAAATTTATATCGGCGTCGCTACGCTTACCGATGCTAGCGGAGAAAACTTCCTCATATACGACTGGCGCGCACCTATTTCGAGCGTTTATTACGACTATCCACCAGGACCAGCTGAATACAAAACACCAGGAGGCGTAGTTCGCGGTAATGTGGAGAAAAAATTACAGTACATTATTCAAAATGGCGAGATTGATTCTATGTTCGATACGAGCCTTACAATTGGCGATGAAATTCTGCAACAGGCGCTTGGAAAAGGTACGAATAAACATATGCAAAGTATCGTCGCTACGATTCAGCGCGAGCAAAATGAAATTATTCGTCACGATGAAGGCCGACTCCTTATCGTGCAAGGAGCTGCTGGTAGTGGTAAAACGTCAGCTGCCCTGCAACGTATTGCCTATTTACTATATAAATATCGCGAATGGCTAAAAGCGGACCAAATTATTCTCTTCTCCCCTAACTCTATGTTCAACAGTTACGTATCTAACGTACTGCCAGAACTCGGCGAAGAAAATATGCAGCAAGTCACATTCCAAGAATATTTAAACCATAGACTAAGTAAATCGTTTGATGTTGAAGATCCTTATGAACAACTAGAATATATGCTAACTGAAACGAATAGCCCTGCTTATAAAACGAGAAATGCGAGCATTCGATTTAAAGCATCTACTCAATTTTTCGAGATGATTAGAGCGTACAGACAATCTCTTGAATCTTCAGGCATGCTATTTAGAGGAATGAAATTTAGAGGGAAATTGATTGCCTCTGCTAAAGAAATTACAGAGCAATTTTATAATACGGATTCCTCCCTCCGCTTCCATAATAGAATCGAGAAGTTAACAGATTGGCTAAACAAACAAATAGACGCAATCGAAAAAACAGAACTGAAAAAGCCATGGGTAGAAGAAGAAATTGAATTACTTAGTAAAGATGAATATCAAAAAGCTTATAAATACTTACAGAAAAAAGGCGAGTTTGAAGATAACTCCTTTAATGATTATGAGAAAGAAACGAAAGTACTTGGACGTATGATTGTCCGTAAAAAATTGAAGCCGTTACGTAAAGGCGTTCAAACATTACGTTTCATCAATTTTACAGGCATATATAAACAACTCTTCACAGATGCATCATGGGTTACTGGAGAAAAACCGAAAGAATGGGACGACATTTGCTCATTAACTGTGAACATGCTTGATGAAGGAAAATTATATTACGAGGATGCGACTCCATTTTTACTTTTAAAAGAACTAATTGAAGGCTTCCAAACGAATAGATCGATTAAACACGTACTCGTAGACGAAGCGCAAGACTATTCTCCGTTTCAGTTCGAGTTTTTAAAACGTCTCTTCCCTGCCGCAAAAATGACAGTGCTCGGAGACTTTAACCAAGCGATATTTGCCCATGCGAGTGAAACAGTGAACTTCAATACACTTACTAGCTTATACGGACCCGATGAAACAAATGGCATCAACTTAACTCGTAGCTATCGTTCCACAAAACCGATTATTGAATTTACACGCGCTCTCGTACCGGAAGGAAAAAACATTAACGCATTTGAACGTGACGGTGAGAAGCCTACAGTAACGAAAGTAGCGAATGATATCGAACTGCACGACTGTATTTCTTCCAAAGTTGCTGAACTTCAAAAACAACAGCATAATACAATCGCAATTATATGTAAATCCGCAGTTGAAAGTGCCGCTGCCTACGAAGCACTTAATCATATCGAGAATATTAAACTCGTGAAAAGTAACTCCGCCGAGTATGAGCAAGGTATTGTCGTGATCCCGGCTTACTTAGCGAAGGGTATCGAATTTGACGCTGTTATTATTTATAATGCTTCTAAAGATGTGTACAGTGATGAGAGCGTTCGTAGATTGTTTTACACTGCTTGTACGCGAGCTATGCATGAATTACAACTTTATAGCGTTGGCGAGGTTAGTCCTTTTATACTCGGGGCTGCTTCAGAGAGCTTTGAACTTATTACAACACCTTGA
- a CDS encoding YtxH domain-containing protein encodes MSKAKSFITGVLCGGAVAGLAVLFSTPSSGKAMRGKLKEKGNDIKKTLADITADTKLLKRQIVETASEGKEVFQELKDDMQDTLSNWKQDISQNKRHIEKEILDIQKSIEKLQEAVPEKA; translated from the coding sequence ATGTCAAAAGCTAAATCCTTTATTACAGGTGTCCTTTGCGGCGGAGCAGTTGCTGGATTAGCAGTTCTTTTCTCTACTCCTTCTTCTGGCAAAGCCATGCGCGGCAAGTTAAAAGAAAAAGGAAATGATATTAAAAAGACTTTAGCTGATATTACAGCTGATACAAAGTTATTAAAGCGTCAAATCGTTGAAACTGCTTCAGAAGGTAAAGAAGTGTTTCAAGAATTAAAAGACGACATGCAAGACACGCTTTCTAACTGGAAACAAGATATTTCTCAAAACAAGCGCCATATTGAAAAAGAAATTTTGGACATTCAAAAGTCAATTGAGAAACTACAAGAAGCTGTTCCAGAAAAAGCGTAA
- the ecsA gene encoding ABC transporter ATP-binding protein EcsA, whose product MSELLRVENVTGGYTKRPVLKDVSFSVNKGELVGLIGLNGAGKSTTIKHIIGLMEPKKGTVTINGKTIRDDMTAYRSSFSFIPETPVLYDELTLEEHLKLTAMAYGVDEKQYEERVGQLLQEFRMKNRLKWFPSHFSKGMKQKVMIMSAFLVEPSLYIVDEPFVGLDPLAIQSLLQMMDQMKKSGAGILMSTHILATAERYCDSFIILHQGEVRAMGTLSELQSQFNMPGATLDDIYIALTKEEDYE is encoded by the coding sequence ATGAGCGAGTTATTGCGTGTAGAAAATGTTACAGGAGGATATACGAAACGACCTGTATTAAAAGACGTTTCGTTCTCTGTTAATAAAGGCGAACTTGTCGGCTTAATCGGTTTAAATGGGGCTGGTAAAAGTACGACGATTAAACATATTATCGGTTTAATGGAACCGAAAAAAGGAACTGTCACAATTAATGGGAAAACAATTCGTGATGATATGACAGCGTACCGTTCTAGCTTTTCATTCATTCCAGAAACACCGGTATTATATGATGAGCTAACGCTAGAAGAGCATTTGAAATTAACAGCGATGGCGTACGGTGTCGATGAAAAACAGTACGAAGAACGTGTAGGACAACTATTACAAGAATTTCGTATGAAAAATCGTTTAAAATGGTTTCCATCTCATTTCTCAAAAGGGATGAAACAAAAGGTAATGATTATGAGTGCATTTTTAGTGGAGCCATCTCTTTACATAGTAGACGAACCTTTCGTTGGACTGGATCCGTTAGCAATTCAATCTCTACTTCAAATGATGGATCAAATGAAAAAGAGCGGCGCAGGTATTTTAATGAGTACACATATTTTAGCGACGGCAGAACGTTATTGTGATTCGTTCATTATTTTACATCAAGGCGAAGTAAGAGCGATGGGAACATTATCTGAACTGCAATCACAGTTTAATATGCCAGGTGCAACGTTAGATGATATTTATATTGCCTTAACAAAGGAAGAAGATTATGAATAG
- the prsA gene encoding peptidylprolyl isomerase PrsA, which produces MKKAMLALAATSVIALSACGTSSSDKVVTSKAGDITKEDFYNEMKQKAGSQVLQGMVMEKVLIKNYKVDDKEVDKKLDETKKQVGDQFDTLLKQQGMKEETFKNMLRAQLAQEKAIEKTITDKELKENYKPEIKASHILVKDEATAKKVKEELGQGKSFEELAKQYSEDTGSKEKGGDLGFFEHGKMVKEFEDAAYKLKKDEVSEPVKTQFGYHIIKVTDIKEPEKSFEQSKADIKKELIAKKMQDGAFMNDLMMKEIKKADVKVDDKDLKDLFEEKKADEKKEEKK; this is translated from the coding sequence ATGAAGAAAGCTATGCTTGCCTTAGCCGCAACAAGTGTAATCGCATTATCAGCATGTGGAACATCATCATCAGACAAAGTTGTTACTTCTAAAGCTGGTGATATTACGAAAGAAGATTTCTACAATGAAATGAAGCAAAAAGCTGGTAGCCAAGTCTTACAAGGTATGGTTATGGAAAAAGTACTTATCAAAAACTACAAAGTAGACGACAAAGAAGTAGATAAAAAGCTCGATGAAACGAAAAAACAAGTTGGTGATCAATTCGATACACTGTTAAAACAACAAGGTATGAAAGAAGAAACATTTAAAAATATGTTACGTGCTCAATTAGCTCAAGAAAAAGCAATTGAAAAAACAATCACTGATAAAGAACTAAAAGAAAACTACAAACCTGAAATTAAAGCAAGCCACATTCTTGTAAAAGATGAAGCTACTGCGAAGAAAGTTAAAGAAGAACTTGGACAAGGTAAATCTTTCGAAGAGTTAGCGAAACAATACTCTGAAGATACTGGTTCAAAAGAAAAAGGCGGAGACTTAGGATTCTTCGAACATGGTAAAATGGTTAAAGAATTCGAAGATGCTGCTTATAAACTGAAAAAAGATGAAGTAAGCGAACCTGTAAAAACACAATTCGGTTACCACATCATTAAAGTTACAGACATTAAAGAGCCAGAAAAATCATTCGAACAATCTAAAGCTGACATCAAAAAAGAACTAATTGCGAAGAAAATGCAAGATGGCGCATTCATGAACGATCTTATGATGAAAGAAATCAAAAAAGCTGACGTAAAAGTTGACGATAAAGATTTGAAAGATCTTTTCGAAGAGAAAAAAGCTGACGAGAAAAAAGAAGAAAAGAAATAA
- the glpD gene encoding aerobic glycerol-3-phosphate dehydrogenase, whose amino-acid sequence MKFSSKQRKDVLNGVNKQELDVIVIGGGITGSGIALDGATRGLSTIVFEMQDFAAGTSSRSTKLVHGGLRYLKQLEVKMVAEVGKERAIVYENGPHVTTPEWMLLPFHTGGTFGSFSTSIGLRVYDFLAGVKRSERRKMFNREETLNKEPLVKKEGLKGGGYYVEYRTDDARLTIEVMKEAIEHGAKAVNYAKVDSFLYKDGKVCGVRVIDLLDGEVYEVYGKKIVNAAGPWVDTLREKDNSKKGKVLQLSKGVHLVIDQKRFPLGQAIYFDTPDKRMVFAIPRGGKTYVGTTDTFYDKDAAVPHMTTEDRTYIINAINYMFPSVKITEKDVESSWAGVRPLIYEEGKNASEISRKDEIWTSESGLITIAGGKLTGYRKMAEMVVDYVTNLLQKEGHSAYPKSDTKHMPISGGHVDGSHGFPAFVAKKADEGTKSGLTKAQAEEFAKFYGSNVDVLFDLAKKHKDEAKEYNMPLDVLIPLVYAMDYEMTAKPVDFFVRRRGAVFFNIHWVYEWKEAVINYMAAKLGWSKEEQMKYTAELEKALTDAVIPVDQQEQAAALA is encoded by the coding sequence ATGAAATTTTCAAGTAAACAACGTAAAGACGTATTAAACGGAGTAAATAAACAAGAGTTAGATGTGATCGTAATTGGTGGAGGTATTACTGGTTCTGGTATTGCATTAGATGGGGCAACACGCGGGTTATCAACAATTGTGTTTGAAATGCAGGACTTTGCAGCAGGTACATCAAGTCGTTCTACGAAACTTGTACACGGTGGTCTACGTTATTTAAAACAACTTGAAGTGAAAATGGTAGCAGAGGTGGGGAAAGAGCGTGCGATCGTATATGAGAACGGTCCCCATGTAACAACACCAGAGTGGATGTTACTTCCGTTCCATACAGGCGGTACGTTCGGATCATTCAGTACATCAATTGGTCTTCGTGTATACGACTTCTTAGCAGGTGTAAAACGAAGCGAGCGCAGAAAAATGTTTAACCGTGAAGAAACATTAAACAAAGAGCCTCTTGTGAAAAAAGAAGGATTAAAAGGCGGCGGTTACTACGTAGAATATCGTACAGACGATGCGCGTCTTACAATTGAAGTAATGAAAGAAGCAATTGAGCATGGTGCGAAAGCTGTTAACTACGCAAAAGTAGACAGTTTCTTATATAAAGATGGAAAAGTATGCGGTGTACGTGTAATCGATTTACTAGACGGAGAAGTGTACGAAGTTTACGGTAAGAAAATTGTAAACGCAGCTGGTCCTTGGGTAGATACACTTCGTGAAAAAGATAACTCGAAAAAAGGAAAAGTACTTCAGTTATCAAAAGGTGTTCACTTAGTAATTGATCAAAAACGTTTCCCATTAGGTCAAGCAATTTACTTCGATACACCAGATAAACGTATGGTGTTCGCGATTCCTCGTGGCGGAAAAACATACGTAGGTACAACAGATACGTTCTATGATAAAGATGCAGCTGTACCACACATGACAACAGAAGATCGCACATACATTATTAATGCGATTAACTACATGTTCCCAAGCGTGAAAATTACGGAAAAAGATGTTGAATCAAGCTGGGCTGGTGTACGTCCATTAATTTATGAAGAAGGTAAAAATGCATCTGAAATTTCTCGTAAAGATGAAATTTGGACTTCTGAATCTGGTTTAATTACAATCGCTGGTGGTAAATTAACAGGATACCGCAAAATGGCTGAAATGGTAGTAGACTACGTAACAAACTTACTACAAAAAGAAGGTCATAGTGCATATCCGAAGAGTGACACGAAACATATGCCAATCTCTGGTGGACATGTAGATGGTTCACACGGATTCCCAGCATTCGTTGCGAAAAAAGCAGACGAAGGTACGAAATCTGGTTTAACGAAAGCGCAAGCAGAAGAGTTCGCGAAATTCTACGGCTCTAACGTTGACGTACTATTCGACTTAGCGAAAAAACATAAAGACGAAGCGAAAGAATATAACATGCCGCTTGACGTTCTAATCCCACTTGTATACGCAATGGATTACGAAATGACAGCAAAACCGGTAGACTTCTTCGTACGCCGCAGAGGTGCTGTATTCTTCAACATCCACTGGGTATACGAGTGGAAAGAAGCAGTAATCAACTACATGGCTGCGAAACTAGGCTGGAGCAAAGAAGAACAAATGAAATATACAGCTGAACTAGAAAAAGCATTAACAGACGCTGTAATTCCTGTAGATCAACAAGAACAGGCAGCTGCGTTAGCGTAA
- a CDS encoding FtsW/RodA/SpoVE family cell cycle protein, whose protein sequence is MNKKGEHFLKEVTNHIKSKEAKDLVATELNFHLKQTKNMWMDKGLSEEVAEDKAVEQMGSPIKLGQELNKLHKPKVDWFLISLLVIAMGLGFLPVLAFGHTNDLLMNKVIFVILGVATAVGMMLIDYRKLERFGWLFYTIGVLTLVLPRYFSNDLMNGEALIKIDPVATGCLMAVPFFLLAWASFFNNGRLKIRHLLILYLFSLYLFLTISMLSPIFIYITMVFVMLWWSKLGKKKALVITVVTICLFTLVGLFSVKEYQVDRILGYLNPGHDAGGEGFMYILLKEVMSSTGWFGASENIKPIPAAHTDFVFASLTYYYGYVLALILVLILSLFVVRLVVISYKINDRYGKLLLIGGMTLFVVQFLYNVGMILGLLPITAISLPFISYGLTPTVFHALLMGIVLSVYRRKGMSFRMKRTP, encoded by the coding sequence TTGAATAAAAAAGGGGAGCATTTTTTAAAAGAAGTTACGAACCATATTAAATCAAAAGAAGCGAAGGACTTAGTTGCAACTGAACTAAACTTTCACTTGAAACAGACGAAGAATATGTGGATGGATAAAGGGTTAAGTGAGGAAGTTGCTGAAGATAAGGCTGTTGAACAAATGGGAAGTCCGATTAAACTTGGGCAAGAGCTTAACAAACTGCATAAGCCAAAGGTTGACTGGTTCCTTATAAGTTTATTAGTAATTGCGATGGGATTAGGGTTCTTGCCTGTTTTAGCTTTTGGACATACAAATGATTTACTAATGAATAAGGTGATTTTTGTTATTCTCGGTGTTGCAACAGCTGTAGGGATGATGCTGATTGATTATCGGAAGTTAGAGAGATTTGGATGGTTGTTTTATACAATTGGGGTACTCACTTTGGTACTGCCAAGGTATTTTTCAAATGATTTAATGAATGGAGAAGCGTTAATAAAAATTGATCCCGTTGCCACTGGATGCTTAATGGCAGTACCATTCTTTCTATTAGCCTGGGCTTCTTTTTTCAATAACGGTAGGTTAAAGATTAGGCATCTTCTAATTTTATATTTATTTTCTTTATATTTATTTTTAACCATATCGATGCTTTCGCCAATTTTTATCTATATCACGATGGTATTCGTTATGCTTTGGTGGAGTAAATTAGGGAAGAAAAAGGCATTGGTTATTACTGTTGTAACAATTTGTTTATTTACTCTCGTTGGTTTATTCTCAGTAAAAGAATATCAAGTAGATAGAATTTTAGGGTATTTAAATCCTGGGCATGATGCAGGTGGCGAAGGATTTATGTATATACTTTTAAAAGAGGTAATGTCTTCAACAGGTTGGTTTGGCGCATCTGAAAATATAAAGCCAATCCCTGCTGCCCATACTGATTTTGTATTTGCAAGTTTGACTTACTATTATGGATATGTGCTTGCGTTAATCCTTGTCTTGATCCTTTCTCTTTTTGTAGTAAGGTTAGTGGTCATATCTTATAAAATAAATGACCGGTATGGTAAATTGCTTCTCATTGGAGGCATGACTCTTTTCGTAGTGCAATTCCTTTATAACGTTGGTATGATTTTAGGTTTATTACCGATTACTGCTATATCCTTACCTTTTATTAGTTATGGATTAACACCAACTGTATTTCATGCGCTTTTAATGGGAATCGTACTAAGTGTATATCGCCGTAAGGGTATGTCATTTAGAATGAAGAGGACACCTTGA